The proteins below come from a single Methanolobus chelungpuianus genomic window:
- a CDS encoding inositol-3-phosphate synthase yields MDKIKIAIAGIGNCASSLIQGIEYYRDKSENDSIGLMHWDIGGYRPSDIEVVAAFDIDMRKVGKDVSEAIFAPPNCTAVFCSDIPKTGVLVKMGCTLDGFSDHMKDFDEKRTFVPSGQPEATKEGIVKELKDSGAEILLNYLPVGSEQATRFYMDCALDAGVACINNMPVFIASDPEWAVRFEKKGIPIIGDDIKAQLGATITHRTLADLFNKRGVKLERTYQLNTGGNTDFLNMLNRSRLASKKTSKTEAVQSVVAQRLDDDNIHVGPSDYVPWQNDNKVCFLRMEGKLFGDVPMNLELRLSVEDSPNSAGVVIDAIRCCKLALDRGTGGVLYSPSAYFMKHPPRQFTDDQAHKMTSEFIRGERAN; encoded by the coding sequence ATGGATAAAATCAAGATCGCAATTGCGGGTATTGGCAATTGTGCAAGCTCTCTGATCCAGGGTATCGAGTACTATAGGGACAAAAGTGAAAACGACTCCATAGGATTGATGCACTGGGATATCGGTGGTTACAGGCCTTCCGATATTGAGGTGGTTGCAGCCTTCGATATCGACATGAGGAAAGTGGGAAAGGATGTTTCGGAGGCTATCTTTGCGCCGCCTAACTGCACTGCTGTGTTCTGCAGTGACATTCCCAAAACCGGCGTACTTGTAAAAATGGGCTGCACACTCGACGGCTTCTCAGACCACATGAAGGATTTCGATGAGAAGAGGACCTTTGTACCTTCAGGACAGCCTGAAGCCACTAAGGAGGGTATCGTCAAAGAGCTGAAAGACTCAGGTGCAGAGATATTACTCAACTATCTTCCGGTAGGCTCTGAACAGGCAACCCGGTTTTATATGGACTGCGCCCTTGATGCCGGTGTTGCATGTATCAACAACATGCCTGTCTTTATAGCAAGTGACCCGGAGTGGGCTGTCAGGTTTGAAAAGAAGGGTATCCCAATAATTGGGGACGACATCAAGGCACAGCTGGGTGCCACCATCACCCACAGAACGCTGGCGGACCTTTTCAACAAGCGCGGTGTGAAACTGGAGCGAACCTACCAGCTTAATACCGGCGGTAATACTGATTTCCTGAACATGCTCAACCGCAGCAGGCTTGCCTCTAAGAAAACGTCCAAGACAGAAGCTGTACAATCCGTAGTCGCACAGCGTCTGGACGATGACAATATCCACGTCGGACCAAGCGATTACGTTCCCTGGCAGAACGATAATAAAGTTTGCTTCCTGAGAATGGAAGGCAAGCTCTTCGGGGACGTGCCCATGAACCTGGAGCTGCGTCTCTCAGTGGAGGATTCTCCAAATTCCGCGGGTGTAGTGATAGATGCCATCAGGTGCTGCAAGCTTGCCCTTGACAGAGGGACTGGCGGCGTGCTTTATTCACCGTCTGCCTATTTCATGAAGCATCCTCCCAGGCAGTTCACCGACGATCAGGCTCACAAGATGACCAGTGAGTTCATCCGCGGCGAGCGTGCAAACTGA
- a CDS encoding DUF429 domain-containing protein has protein sequence MIYTEGQRRIYGVDFSGSKTACNKIWISEGIVNEGILDISACYPISKVVAGGAKDLDSCLLAMRSLIKGSGKGIFGMDFPFSLPHPLLFSGNNDSDWRSFITAFSGRYSSAEQFREDMRSLAPGSELKRLTDTEVKAPFCVYNLRLYRQTYFGIREVLSPLVTEDSARVLPMQEPASDKPWLIEVCPASTLKKEGLYIPYKGRSFRDSEAREYILEEMLDRGITLSPLIREAAHKNADGDALDSIIAAFAVSRAVKQLDLLRESLPQIYLTEGYTFF, from the coding sequence ATGATATATACTGAAGGACAGCGCCGGATATATGGTGTTGACTTCAGTGGCTCAAAGACAGCATGCAATAAGATATGGATAAGTGAAGGTATTGTCAATGAAGGTATCCTTGACATCTCTGCCTGTTACCCTATATCGAAGGTAGTTGCAGGCGGGGCAAAGGACCTTGATTCATGCCTGCTTGCAATGCGGTCCCTGATAAAGGGAAGTGGCAAAGGGATATTCGGTATGGATTTCCCTTTCAGCCTGCCTCATCCGCTGCTTTTTTCCGGGAATAATGATTCTGACTGGAGATCTTTCATAACTGCTTTTTCCGGCAGGTATTCCTCAGCCGAGCAATTCCGTGAGGATATGAGATCACTTGCCCCCGGCAGTGAGCTTAAGCGCCTGACTGACACAGAGGTCAAAGCTCCGTTCTGTGTGTACAACCTCCGGCTCTACAGGCAGACCTATTTCGGTATCCGTGAAGTGCTGAGCCCTCTTGTGACCGAGGATTCGGCACGCGTCCTGCCCATGCAGGAACCTGCCAGTGACAAGCCCTGGCTTATAGAGGTATGTCCCGCCTCTACGTTGAAAAAAGAAGGCCTCTATATCCCTTACAAAGGCAGGTCTTTCCGGGACTCAGAAGCAAGAGAGTACATCCTTGAGGAAATGCTGGACCGGGGAATAACTCTCTCCCCGCTCATAAGGGAGGCCGCCCATAAGAATGCAGACGGGGATGCCCTTGACAGTATAATCGCAGCCTTTGCAGTCTCCAGGGCCGTGAAGCAGCTGGACCTTTTACGGGAATCGCTCCCGCAGATATATCTTACTGAAGGTTACACATTTTTCTGA
- the fpoF gene encoding F420H2 dehydrogenase subunit FpoF: protein MAHPKILEVIEHDVCTACGACVSTCPAGAIVMNKRAEIRDPDNLELYVKGAAPNVCEGCLTCARLCPVIDGYVEDEFANVKEFFAAKSAIKGQDGGVTSILAKTLLETGTVDCIVGIARDDQWGTELILMTKPEDVDQTTGTKYTYDSVLSALREPFEKYDKIGVIGVPCQAHGARLIFENASDKIVVIIGLLCMESFHHDVMTEKIIPEVMGLKLEDVVKMNFNKGKFWNYTKDGQEHSVKIADVAHYARNPCHHCCDYTSVFADISLGSVGAPEGWNSVFIRTEEGRKIFDLVKDKVEIMEDPKPGLDMVKKLAQMKHDNNKKHYLEVCEEFTFDECGFH from the coding sequence ATGGCCCATCCCAAGATATTAGAGGTCATTGAACACGACGTCTGCACAGCTTGCGGGGCATGTGTTTCAACATGCCCTGCCGGCGCTATTGTCATGAACAAGCGTGCAGAGATCCGTGACCCTGATAATTTAGAGTTGTACGTCAAAGGAGCAGCACCCAATGTATGTGAGGGATGTCTTACATGCGCAAGGCTCTGCCCTGTAATTGACGGATATGTGGAAGACGAATTTGCAAATGTGAAAGAGTTCTTTGCAGCAAAGAGTGCTATCAAAGGCCAGGACGGTGGTGTCACTTCAATACTGGCAAAGACTTTGCTCGAGACCGGCACTGTGGATTGTATTGTAGGTATCGCCAGGGATGATCAATGGGGTACTGAACTTATACTTATGACCAAGCCTGAGGATGTTGACCAGACCACAGGTACCAAGTATACTTATGATTCAGTTCTTTCAGCTCTCAGGGAGCCCTTTGAGAAGTATGACAAGATCGGTGTGATCGGCGTCCCCTGCCAGGCACATGGAGCGCGTCTTATCTTTGAGAACGCAAGCGACAAGATCGTTGTTATTATAGGCCTGCTGTGCATGGAAAGCTTCCACCATGATGTGATGACCGAGAAGATAATCCCTGAAGTAATGGGGCTTAAGCTCGAAGATGTGGTCAAGATGAACTTCAATAAGGGGAAGTTCTGGAACTACACGAAGGACGGTCAGGAGCACAGTGTGAAGATCGCGGATGTTGCCCATTATGCAAGGAACCCCTGTCACCACTGCTGTGACTATACCTCAGTGTTTGCCGATATCTCGCTGGGTTCTGTTGGAGCTCCTGAAGGATGGAACAGTGTGTTCATACGCACGGAGGAAGGAAGGAAGATCTTCGACCTCGTGAAGGATAAAGTTGAGATCATGGAAGACCCGAAGCCGGGACTGGACATGGTCAAGAAACTTGCCCAGATGAAGCACGACAACAACAAGAAACACTACCTTGAAGTATGTGAAGAGTTCACATTCGATGAGTGTGGCTTTCACTGA
- a CDS encoding ferritin family protein, with product MKDVLKEISDKLDKLGSVDEAIAMAIELENEGREYYMEKASGMSSETVMGLYIFLADEEKKHAEYLRQYREQKKAPVVEFSYPDFKASFTKEFSGKELGEISILLAALRFEHKSEYFYTELARRTDDEEQKAFFENVAAAERGHYRIIDELLEAATEFRMQT from the coding sequence ATGAAAGATGTGTTAAAAGAAATATCTGACAAGCTTGACAAGCTTGGATCCGTTGACGAAGCAATTGCAATGGCCATTGAACTTGAAAACGAAGGACGGGAGTATTATATGGAAAAAGCGTCCGGTATGAGCAGTGAAACTGTCATGGGTCTTTATATCTTCCTTGCAGATGAGGAAAAGAAACATGCAGAATATCTTCGTCAGTACAGGGAACAAAAAAAAGCTCCGGTTGTGGAATTCAGTTACCCTGATTTCAAGGCTTCCTTCACAAAGGAGTTCTCCGGCAAGGAACTGGGAGAAATAAGTATTCTCCTGGCAGCCCTCAGGTTTGAGCACAAGAGCGAGTATTTCTACACAGAGCTGGCAAGAAGAACAGATGACGAGGAGCAGAAAGCCTTCTTTGAGAATGTTGCCGCTGCCGAAAGAGGCCACTACAGGATAATAGACGAGCTTCTTGAAGCAGCCACCGAGTTCAGGATGCAGACGTGA
- a CDS encoding FprA family A-type flavoprotein, translating to MDELQPLEIAKGIYWVGVVDWNLRDFHGYETPKGGSYNAYLIIDEKIALIDTVKASFSDEMLRRIRQLVDPAKIDYVISNHVEMDHSGSLPAIMDIATNATLIASPKGKSGLCEHYKEMGCDDWNFRVVKTGDEIKLGKKTLMFIEATMLHWPDSMQTYLKEDRILFSNDAFGQHVATSKRFDDEVDDVMEDAAVYYANILLPFSAQVLKYIDKLNELGIGIEMIAPAHGIIWRKDPAGIIEAYGRWARGEVSEKVLVIYDTMWSSTEKLAMEIAEGVREAGVEVRIRHLRKNDWSMTMKEIMDSPVIAIGSPTMNNKMFYTVAGFLTYMTGLHPKNKKYFLFGSYGWGGGATKGMEKEMEAARYELAMESLQVKFRPFKEDLKACRDIGGRLAEIAKEMTRS from the coding sequence ATGGATGAGCTACAGCCATTGGAGATAGCGAAAGGGATCTACTGGGTAGGCGTTGTTGACTGGAACCTTCGGGACTTCCACGGATACGAGACCCCTAAAGGAGGAAGCTACAATGCATACCTGATCATCGATGAGAAGATAGCACTTATCGATACGGTGAAGGCAAGTTTCTCGGACGAGATGCTCAGGAGGATAAGACAGCTCGTTGACCCTGCAAAGATCGATTATGTCATCTCCAACCACGTGGAGATGGATCACTCGGGATCACTGCCTGCTATCATGGACATTGCCACGAATGCCACCCTCATTGCAAGCCCGAAGGGGAAATCAGGACTATGTGAGCATTATAAGGAGATGGGATGTGATGACTGGAACTTCCGGGTGGTAAAGACCGGGGATGAGATAAAACTGGGGAAGAAGACGCTGATGTTCATAGAGGCGACCATGCTGCACTGGCCTGACAGCATGCAGACATATCTCAAGGAAGACAGGATACTATTCTCCAATGATGCGTTCGGCCAGCATGTGGCAACTTCCAAGCGCTTTGATGACGAAGTGGATGATGTAATGGAAGATGCAGCTGTCTATTATGCTAACATCCTGTTGCCTTTCAGTGCGCAGGTACTCAAATACATCGATAAGCTGAACGAGCTTGGAATAGGCATAGAGATGATAGCTCCAGCCCACGGGATAATATGGAGGAAAGACCCGGCAGGGATAATCGAAGCCTATGGAAGGTGGGCACGGGGGGAGGTGTCAGAGAAGGTGCTTGTGATATATGACACCATGTGGAGCAGCACCGAGAAACTGGCGATGGAGATTGCCGAGGGTGTCAGGGAGGCAGGTGTGGAAGTAAGGATACGTCACCTGAGAAAGAATGACTGGAGCATGACCATGAAGGAGATCATGGACTCGCCGGTCATTGCTATTGGCTCCCCTACGATGAACAATAAGATGTTCTACACAGTTGCCGGATTCCTGACATACATGACAGGGCTTCATCCGAAGAATAAGAAATATTTCCTTTTCGGGTCCTATGGCTGGGGCGGCGGTGCGACCAAAGGTATGGAGAAGGAGATGGAAGCAGCAAGATACGAACTTGCCATGGAAAGCCTGCAGGTCAAGTTCAGGCCTTTCAAAGAAGACCTGAAAGCATGCAGGGATATCGGTGGCCGTCTTGCAGAGATTGCAAAGGAAATGACAAGATCCTGA
- a CDS encoding 4Fe-4S dicluster domain-containing protein yields the protein MPVKVDKSKCEGIGACVQACPTNAIELQEDGSGELRSVVARPEDCVECGICIDACPTESISIE from the coding sequence GTGCCTGTAAAAGTAGATAAAAGCAAATGTGAAGGCATCGGAGCATGCGTCCAGGCCTGCCCGACAAACGCGATAGAGCTTCAGGAGGACGGAAGCGGAGAACTCAGGTCCGTTGTCGCCCGGCCAGAAGATTGCGTTGAGTGCGGGATATGCATTGACGCCTGCCCCACGGAATCAATAAGCATCGAGTGA
- a CDS encoding carboxymuconolactone decarboxylase family protein, which translates to MSEKLGFTPYILETLDELEPEFLHKYNMCNSKLLKDGVLPAKTKILMALAVVASKQCETCVVAQMKSALNHGATKEEIMEVMDVIFITSGAPAVAACRHALRMLK; encoded by the coding sequence ATGTCCGAGAAACTTGGGTTCACACCATATATACTGGAGACCCTTGACGAGCTGGAACCGGAGTTCCTCCACAAGTACAATATGTGCAACAGCAAGCTTCTCAAGGACGGTGTGCTTCCTGCAAAGACAAAGATCCTGATGGCACTGGCCGTAGTAGCCTCAAAGCAATGTGAGACCTGCGTTGTTGCTCAGATGAAGAGCGCCCTCAATCACGGAGCGACAAAAGAGGAGATCATGGAAGTGATGGATGTGATCTTCATCACCTCCGGAGCACCTGCTGTTGCAGCCTGCAGGCATGCACTGAGAATGCTTAAATAA
- a CDS encoding flavodoxin family protein: MSEGSAIRLLGISGSPRKKATDYIVNEALRYAREKYGAETEYFSASGKDMKFCIHCDYCVRTKQGCIHKDDLVELYEKMIRADAWIIGTPVYQGTLSAQTKTILDRCRAVVARDPKAFMNKVGAAAAVGGDRIGGQEPAIRAIHDFYVISEMIPVGGGSFGSNLGGTFWSKDKGAEGVAEDPDGLRSLRRTMKKLMETTLLIKKAEQE, encoded by the coding sequence ATGTCCGAAGGTTCAGCTATCCGGCTGCTTGGTATATCAGGCAGCCCTAGGAAGAAAGCCACAGATTATATTGTGAACGAAGCCCTGCGTTATGCACGGGAGAAATACGGTGCAGAAACCGAATACTTCTCTGCAAGCGGAAAGGACATGAAGTTCTGTATCCACTGTGACTACTGCGTGCGTACCAAACAGGGATGCATCCATAAGGACGATCTTGTGGAGCTGTACGAGAAAATGATCCGGGCCGATGCCTGGATAATAGGCACTCCGGTCTACCAGGGCACACTCAGCGCCCAGACAAAGACAATACTGGACAGGTGCAGGGCCGTGGTCGCCCGTGACCCGAAAGCGTTCATGAATAAAGTAGGTGCTGCAGCAGCCGTGGGAGGAGACCGAATAGGAGGACAGGAGCCTGCCATCAGGGCCATACATGACTTTTACGTTATCAGCGAAATGATACCTGTCGGAGGGGGATCTTTTGGGTCCAACCTGGGAGGAACCTTCTGGTCAAAGGACAAGGGAGCCGAAGGAGTAGCCGAGGACCCCGACGGGCTGAGGAGCCTCCGCAGGACAATGAAAAAACTGATGGAAACCACATTATTAATAAAGAAGGCAGAGCAGGAGTAA
- a CDS encoding multiheme c-type cytochrome, with the protein MAFSLLAGCTSAAEPTPAGEYSSSEFTAASKCQQCHAIIHYQWEGTMHANAYADPLYQREFHAAGKDTEGLVDEFCSRCHTPIGVLAGEIPPADGSQLSEIAHEGVQCDFCHTVSGSNGTGNAPFIASPGNMKWGPFNDSKSAYHASEYLELHTQSEFCGMCHQVSHPVNGLVIDDTYSTWKESYYGQNGVTCQDCHMSPGITEFKANPGRSASSSVKREHISLHGTVGGNAFVTGMLGAEKQRKLAIERLQKAATLSLDAPLTANKGNNVTIEVAITNSGAGHMLPTGVSEIRQLWLQVEVTDSKGQNIYSTAKVGSSPGMEPGMMYNTVLGDGAGNETLSFWLADRVIADNRIAPRETVIEEHTFTLPENTAYPVTVLATLKYMSAPQGLVDHLFGEGVHEVPVISMVQASGSIYDPDRPVEAQAETPGFTAPMAAVALIALTLLLTLLNPEKKQ; encoded by the coding sequence ATGGCGTTCTCATTACTTGCAGGCTGTACGAGTGCAGCAGAGCCCACACCTGCAGGAGAATATTCCTCATCGGAATTCACAGCTGCCAGCAAATGCCAGCAGTGCCATGCAATCATCCATTACCAATGGGAAGGAACGATGCATGCAAATGCATATGCTGACCCCTTATACCAGCGGGAGTTCCATGCAGCCGGCAAGGATACTGAAGGGCTGGTCGATGAGTTCTGCTCCCGCTGTCACACTCCCATAGGCGTACTTGCCGGCGAGATACCCCCTGCAGACGGATCACAGCTCAGTGAGATCGCACATGAAGGAGTTCAATGTGACTTCTGCCATACGGTCTCTGGCAGTAACGGCACCGGCAATGCGCCTTTCATCGCCAGTCCGGGTAATATGAAATGGGGGCCATTCAATGATTCGAAGTCAGCTTACCACGCCTCAGAATATCTGGAGCTTCACACGCAGTCTGAATTCTGTGGCATGTGCCACCAGGTCAGTCATCCTGTCAATGGCCTTGTGATCGATGATACCTACAGCACATGGAAAGAGAGCTACTACGGACAGAACGGTGTGACCTGTCAGGACTGCCACATGAGCCCGGGAATTACCGAATTCAAGGCTAATCCCGGCAGGTCCGCATCAAGTTCAGTAAAGAGGGAGCACATATCACTGCACGGCACCGTAGGAGGAAATGCATTCGTAACTGGGATGCTGGGAGCTGAGAAACAAAGGAAGCTCGCCATTGAGAGACTGCAAAAAGCCGCAACTCTCAGCCTTGATGCACCCCTTACTGCAAACAAAGGAAACAATGTCACTATCGAGGTAGCTATCACCAACTCAGGTGCAGGCCACATGCTGCCCACAGGAGTCTCCGAGATCCGCCAGTTGTGGCTGCAGGTGGAAGTTACCGACAGCAAGGGACAGAATATCTACAGCACAGCAAAAGTGGGCAGCTCCCCGGGCATGGAACCGGGCATGATGTATAATACCGTGCTTGGGGACGGTGCAGGGAACGAGACCCTGAGCTTCTGGCTTGCGGACAGGGTCATTGCAGATAACAGGATAGCTCCCAGGGAGACCGTTATCGAGGAGCACACTTTCACCCTGCCGGAAAATACGGCATACCCGGTAACTGTGCTTGCAACCTTAAAATATATGTCAGCGCCCCAGGGACTGGTGGACCACCTGTTCGGAGAAGGGGTGCATGAAGTGCCTGTGATAAGCATGGTCCAGGCATCAGGCAGCATATATGACCCTGACAGGCCTGTGGAGGCCCAGGCAGAAACACCCGGTTTCACGGCTCCCATGGCAGCTGTCGCGCTGATAGCGCTGACTTTGTTATTGACGCTTCTCAACCCGGAGAAAAAACAATGA
- the afpA gene encoding archaeoflavoprotein AfpA, producing MKRIVWGITGSGDLIKETYDVMVDISKRSDVEITVFLSKEGETVLKWYHMWGDLQKDFPDFKKEGGPNSPFIVGPLQVGHYDALVIAPATANTVAKIVYGIADTLLTNAVAQTAKGETPIYIMAVDQKRGSVQTISPQGKTINLKMREIDVSNTEKLAGMENITVIQKPSDLYDIIGVSRPDRT from the coding sequence ATGAAGAGGATAGTATGGGGGATAACAGGCTCAGGGGACCTGATAAAGGAAACGTACGACGTAATGGTGGATATCAGCAAAAGAAGTGATGTCGAGATAACAGTCTTCCTTTCAAAGGAAGGGGAAACTGTTCTCAAGTGGTACCATATGTGGGGCGACCTGCAGAAAGACTTCCCAGATTTCAAGAAGGAAGGAGGACCTAACTCACCTTTCATTGTGGGACCCCTGCAGGTGGGCCACTATGATGCACTTGTCATTGCTCCTGCCACTGCCAACACCGTTGCGAAGATCGTCTATGGGATAGCAGACACCCTGCTCACAAACGCAGTTGCCCAGACAGCAAAGGGCGAAACCCCGATCTACATAATGGCAGTGGACCAGAAGAGAGGGAGTGTGCAGACCATATCACCCCAGGGAAAGACCATCAACCTGAAGATGAGGGAGATCGACGTTTCCAATACAGAGAAACTTGCAGGGATGGAGAATATCACCGTGATCCAGAAGCCTTCAGACCTGTACGATATAATCGGCGTGAGCAGGCCTGACAGGACCTGA
- a CDS encoding DUF2180 family protein has product MKCYECSKNDKNTDTVAICIVCGRGVCKQHLVREDTPVWEGEYSIRLKCGMGVECKYEDVQHIKKILCIPCHEALKENY; this is encoded by the coding sequence ATGAAATGTTATGAATGCTCAAAAAATGACAAAAACACTGATACTGTAGCTATCTGTATAGTCTGCGGAAGAGGAGTATGTAAACAACACCTGGTAAGGGAAGACACTCCCGTATGGGAAGGGGAATACAGCATCAGGTTAAAATGCGGCATGGGAGTCGAATGCAAATACGAGGATGTGCAGCATATAAAGAAAATACTGTGCATACCCTGCCATGAGGCCCTGAAGGAAAACTACTAG
- the mer gene encoding 5,10-methylenetetrahydromethanopterin reductase, translating into MTFGIEFVPSDPVLKIAHYAKLAETQGFDNVWITDHYNNRDVYSTLAVLAMNTNSIKLGTGVTNPYTRNIAVTASSIASINEISGGRAILGLGPGDKATFDAMGISWDKPLTMTKESIEALRAFFTGKKVNLAGEMVKISGAKMAFKAGNVPIYMGAQGPKMLELAGEVADGVLINASHPKDFEVAVQQIAAGAKKAGRDPKAVDVAAYACFSIDEKPEKAVNAAKVVVAFIVAGSPDMVLERHGIDVAAKADIGGAIAKGDFGALMGGMVTNEMIDAFSICGTPADCKARINDLLDIGVTQIVAGSPIGPDKEKAIKLIGKEIIGQK; encoded by the coding sequence ATGACATTTGGAATAGAGTTTGTACCAAGCGACCCGGTTCTCAAGATCGCTCACTATGCAAAGCTTGCTGAAACACAGGGATTCGATAACGTATGGATCACTGACCACTACAACAACCGTGATGTGTACTCCACCTTAGCTGTTCTTGCCATGAACACCAACAGCATCAAGCTGGGTACCGGTGTGACAAATCCGTACACCAGGAACATCGCTGTGACAGCTTCAAGCATTGCTTCCATCAACGAGATCTCCGGAGGTCGTGCGATCCTGGGCCTTGGTCCGGGAGACAAGGCAACTTTTGATGCAATGGGTATCTCATGGGACAAGCCACTGACCATGACAAAGGAGAGCATTGAGGCACTCCGTGCATTCTTCACCGGCAAAAAGGTCAACCTGGCCGGCGAAATGGTCAAGATCAGCGGTGCAAAGATGGCATTCAAGGCAGGCAACGTACCTATCTATATGGGTGCACAGGGCCCGAAGATGCTCGAGCTTGCCGGAGAGGTTGCTGACGGTGTACTGATCAACGCATCCCACCCCAAGGACTTCGAGGTTGCTGTTCAGCAGATCGCTGCAGGCGCAAAGAAGGCAGGACGCGACCCCAAGGCGGTTGACGTTGCAGCATACGCATGCTTCTCCATCGATGAGAAACCTGAGAAGGCAGTCAACGCTGCAAAGGTCGTTGTGGCATTCATTGTTGCAGGCTCACCTGACATGGTCCTTGAGCGCCATGGCATCGATGTCGCAGCAAAGGCTGACATCGGCGGCGCAATCGCAAAGGGTGACTTCGGTGCACTCATGGGCGGCATGGTAACTAATGAGATGATCGACGCATTCTCCATCTGCGGAACCCCGGCAGACTGCAAGGCAAGGATCAATGACCTGCTTGACATCGGTGTGACCCAGATCGTTGCAGGATCCCCGATCGGACCTGACAAGGAGAAGGCCATCAAGCTCATCGGTAAAGAAATAATCGGACAAAAGTAA
- a CDS encoding ferredoxin--NADP reductase, protein MKFQAHVSEIIRRSEHIKSFRFRRPEDFDYKAGQYIVVTLDVNGKSISKPFSLSSSPTEKEHLEFTKKLTGHEYSDALDSMVKGDTFNISGPYGKMTYEGEYEKIALLSGGIGITPMRSICRYCTDMSLDTDIVLICSDRSEEDMIFWKELSEMLSLNPHLKVFQTLTRASEGWTGSRDRISETLVRRELPDYAIREFYICGPPPMVDSMVEILRSLSIPDMRIKKESLIGY, encoded by the coding sequence TTGAAATTCCAGGCACATGTGAGTGAGATAATAAGGCGCAGCGAACATATCAAAAGCTTCAGGTTCAGAAGGCCTGAGGATTTTGATTATAAAGCAGGGCAGTACATTGTGGTAACGCTTGATGTTAACGGCAAAAGCATAAGCAAACCGTTCAGCCTTTCAAGCAGCCCTACGGAAAAAGAGCACCTGGAGTTCACAAAGAAACTCACCGGCCATGAATATTCGGATGCACTGGATTCCATGGTAAAAGGAGATACCTTCAACATCAGCGGTCCCTACGGCAAGATGACCTATGAGGGAGAATACGAGAAGATTGCCCTGCTCAGCGGAGGGATAGGTATCACCCCCATGAGGAGCATCTGCAGATACTGCACTGATATGTCACTGGATACGGACATTGTGCTGATCTGCAGTGACAGAAGCGAAGAGGACATGATATTCTGGAAGGAGCTATCGGAAATGCTTAGCCTGAACCCTCACCTGAAGGTGTTCCAGACCCTGACAAGGGCCTCGGAGGGCTGGACGGGGTCCAGGGACCGCATCAGCGAGACCCTTGTGAGAAGGGAATTGCCTGACTATGCAATAAGGGAGTTTTACATTTGCGGGCCGCCTCCCATGGTAGACTCGATGGTGGAAATACTGCGCTCCCTAAGCATACCGGACATGAGGATAAAGAAAGAATCGCTGATAGGATACTGA
- a CDS encoding DUF2180 family protein, whose amino-acid sequence MMKCYDCMETGKDTESACVCIVCGKGLCMDHAREFELPVSVGKPPHVERLPKGLPRLMCSYCLDHTIEDGFD is encoded by the coding sequence ATGATGAAATGCTATGATTGCATGGAAACAGGAAAGGACACTGAATCTGCATGTGTGTGTATCGTATGCGGCAAAGGACTATGTATGGACCATGCCAGGGAATTTGAGCTGCCGGTGTCAGTGGGAAAGCCGCCTCATGTGGAAAGGCTTCCAAAGGGACTGCCCCGGTTAATGTGCAGCTACTGCCTGGATCATACCATCGAGGACGGATTCGACTGA